The stretch of DNA TGTTAAATCAGAGCCCGGGCTGTGAGGCAGGGCTCTGCTGGTAATACTGATCTGAAGTTCCATGTATCCACGTTAATGTAACATAACTGAGGCAGGTGTCGGATTAACAAACTTGATCTTGTAAATGTCTAAcgaaagagtaaaaaaatattgGCAAAGCCAAACCGAAGCCACATCTGCAACTTTGACAACTCGTAACACACAAACCCCAAAAGGGAATGAACTGACTTCACTGATGCCTGAAGACTATCCccgctcctgctgctgccgttTCCTGTGGCAACCTTCTGTAATGTGATGAGAGACAAATGCAAACATAGAGCATAACAGAAAAATCAGGAGGCTCAGGAAGACCAGACAGTCAGTGACCTCCAGACTTGCGTCCAGCCCAGGACCTGGAGCGAGAGCGTGACCGCGACATGGATCTAGAATAGGAGCGGGACGGGGATCGTCCCATTGACTGTTTTTGGGAGGTTGATGCGGGGTGGAACTCCTCGGTGGGGGTGTGGGACCTTGTTGGGCTCTTCTTGGCTTTGGGCCTGGATCTAGACGGTGAAGGGGAGCGGGATGCAGAGCGGCTCCGTGAGCCTGGTTCATGGTGTGCTCTGTGGTGATCACGGGGAGGCCCTCGGTACCTGCTGGGATAAAAAcgattaaaacataaaaataaaaagacaatcATTTGTATTTAGTTAATTAAAATATCAAAGAATCCTACTTTTCATTTTCGTGACTTCTGCTCCGTCTTTGTCGACTGTAGGACCGAGAGCTGTGCAGTAAGAAAAGCCACACGCCGGTTTTTCAGAGTGGAGCATTGTGAACGATGTATTTGAACATGATAAAAAGTCTGTGGCTTCCTGCTCTGTTACTGACAATATCAGTTAATACCATTTCCTGGTTCAAATGATCATAACCAGCTCTGAACAGGACCTTCTCTTAGGTGAACTAAAAAGTGCAGCCTGTATTTAGTTGGAAGGTGCTTTTGAACAAACCTCTGAAATGGTGGTGAAGTCAAAAAGTTGCTAGTAAATTTCTCTTTCAGGAAGATTCCTTAAAACGATTAAATGACATTGACAACAATACTGGAGATATATTTACAACTCAAACTTTGAAAACGTATTCAACCCTATAAGGCTGTGCGTAAGGAGAAAAGTTTTTGTTATTGCCTGAATTGTGTGTAATACCCAACGTAATATATGATATAaacagaaagcatttttttatgttttgttaaaaGGGCCAGATAaagatttcagaaaaaaacaaacaaaacaaaactgaattttctgTCAGGCATGGGTCAGAAATGACAGGTTGTCTTGAAAGAATCTAGGGGACGTCTGTTGTAAATAAAGCAGTGTTGCACACAACTTACTCTCTGGGGCTCTCAGACCTCCGAGGGCGGCGTTCATAGGAAGGGCTGCGGGATCTGCGACGGTCGTAGCTCCGGCTCCGAGACCGTCTTCGGCGGCTATCACGATCATCATCATAGCGAGAGAAACTTCGTGGGGAATGGCGCTCTTTGGCCTTCATCTGGTTTGGGGCTTGATGGGGAAATGCACATCAGCACATtagctaaaataaaatttatttctaaaacaatATTGTATCAAGTGTACCATGAAGTTATGCACAGAAAGGACAAACGGTTCATACTCTTGCGATCTCCTTGGGCAAACTGGATCTCGATCTGACGTCCACAAACCCATTTACGGTCTAAATTGTGGAGAGCATCTTCTGCATCCCGAACGTCTTCAAACATGCTGCGCTGTTaaggtcttttattttgaaatttgaaacacTGGGACAGAAggctgcacacatgcacaacaacCACAGAGAAAAGGCTGCAACACAAGTTCACAGcttgaaatggaaaaacacacagctgctggaTCTGTGTGGTGAATAATTAGTTTCCGGTAACAATTTAAATTTCGAAAAATTagaataattaattattttggcATCATTTATGAATTCAAAATGTATTGTCTTCAGGAATAATACCCACTGCATTTACAATAACAAAACTGAATCAACAGCCCcgtttcagatttcagattgtGAAGACAAGACAAATATTGATGGTGATCAGATTCGGTAGGATACAAAAAGTTTCGCTTGTTACCTTTAACCTTCAGCTTGATCTTTATTGGCTTGGCAGAAGAACTTGAGGTTTCCTGCTTGTCTTTGCCCAATAAACACTTTGCTTTTCCTCCCTTTGGTAGACAAATGGAAGCCTGGatgctctcttttctcctctttgtatCTTCAtgcttttgctctctctttattttcccAATTCCACTATTGCTTGTCGCCTGGGTGTCTTTGGCTTGAATCTACTCTACAACCGCCTTTCAACTTTCTTTGGTGTGGGGTCTCCAGAACAGTATCTTTACCATTCTAAGGCAACAACAGAGGAAATATTGGTTAGGAATAGGTTTGGATTCAAATACAGTATCCTAAATAACAAGTAACACTTTCaataaaactacacaaaaaatTTCCAATGCAATGGgaaaacatttgtaaaacaaaaataaatgtcaggtCAGGTGTCACTGCAAACAGATGGttagattttatattttacaattcCTTCACAAAAACACCATCTCCAAATCAAAAGAATAAAGGATATTGAATGTAAGCAAATCCTCTTGGCCGTCGTGTATAGAAGTCAAGTGGAATGTAGACATCTACAATAGGTCCATAACGACCAAACTCACGTCGTAAATCCTCTGGCCTAAAGTGTCATGAAATAAGCACATTTATTCTGGTGGCTACCATATGAATTTAGCTGGAGCCCAGAGTGCAAGGTATACACAAGAGCAGGTGCCAGCACAGCATACGACACTTGTTGGCAGACAAATCTCACCATTCTCTCAATTAAAGGGTGTAATCATACAAATAATATCCCAGAATTCCAACTGAACATATCAATAGCAGCCATAAAACCCCAGAGACATCATGCATTGTTTAATAACAGAACAGGCAAAGTAACATGGGAAAAAGACCATCACATGGTTAAATTCACTGCTGCAGCAtctctttttgaaaaagaagcacagATAAGAAAAGCTAGTGAAGGCAGAAGAGACGGATGACACAGTGGCAGTacctgctgtgttgtgtggTCTCATCTGAGTCTGAGTATTTACACATGGGCATGCAATAATTTGTCAACATTTGTCGTAAAATAGCAGTAGCAATTATGGAAACTAAGCAATATGACCAGATTCATGTTCACACAATGTTGgcaagtatttattttttataataatttatttaggTTTATGTAACTTGGCCTCTGAGTTTTTGCATGTGTTGTTGCAAGTCTATCAAGAACAAAATAGCATTTTGTCTAATATCTCTGCTCAAACAGTGACAAgagtctctctctcattctaTGACCAATTTTAATAAATAGCAAATATGTTGGGCAGGAACGACAGCTGGGAAAGTTCAAGAATATCCAAATATCTAGTCTAAAGAGATTTGGTTTTGATATTAAATAACCGGGCACAGGGAGTGTGCAAAATGTTGCTGAGCAAAGCAGTAAGATAGAAAACCTGTAAATGTGGGCGATGCTGTGACTGTGTTGGCTGAGCACATGTGAAGCCTTTGTTAgaagcagatggctgccccTTAAAAAGGAAGGCTGTAAATAATATCAGAAAGAGAAAGTCTCCACCTGCTCTGTCCAGGTCTAGTGGAATCACTGAGGCCGTACAAGGAGAAACTGACTTCAGTTTATTTGGCTCGCTGCACATAAGTCGTAAACATAAACGATTACTGGTTAAAAAGTATGACAGCGGAGTCTGCGGTGTAACCAGCAGCTGTTTTAACTCCGTGTGGAAAGGAGCAGATACTTCACTGTCGAAACTAATAAGACGTGTTAGGACGAAGGGCCAAGTTAAGAAACTGGTTAGTAAAAAGAACACGCTAGCTCATGCTAGCTGCATTTTGCACACACCCACCATTTGCTAttactgcagtaaaaaaaaaaactctattAGGTGAACTCATACCCAGAATATGAACACAGCATTCTTAAAATGCAGATACAAGCGTCCTGGAGATTTTAGTTTGCAAGGATATTCGCTGGTAACCATATTTAACGATTGCTATTAATAGTTATTCGGTGCACTGTCCGGTTAAAAATAGCCACCAACTCTGAGATCATCAGCAGTTAGCCATTTTGGTGGCAGCAGATGTTTGCTAACTAACTAGCATGCCGTTAGCTTGGCCATGCTACACATTACCGCTAGCATGGGTTTGAAAAAAACGCCCCATACCTGGACTCGTCGGCGATGTTTCTGACGAAGAGGGATGTGTTAGGAGGCCTCAGATACCTCGCCATGTTCACCGGCCGTGAGTTTATAAATTACGGTTCGTTTTTCACAAACCCGGCTCCGACGGCTAACGCTAGCTGGTAGCTACGTGGGGAAACGGCCTCCTCGCCCTGCGCATGCGCCGCCGTGGAGGAATTTCTTCTTCGGAGGTTTTTATTTGGTGCAGTTGGGCTCTTTTCAGCCGCCCCTTCCTAAATAAGATGCGTACCCCAGCCGTggcccctctctcctcctcaggaaaactttatctttttcttattgtatctttatattaaaaaaaaattcctttagGTGTCTTCCTTTTCTTTACTGTTGCTGGATAACTGGATCCTTGTGTGGAGGGGGCCCTTTGACCCCTTGGGCCCCTGGGTCAAAACCCTGAGAGTGGCTGGTAATACGCCTTGTttaattcaaatcaaaacacCGAAGGGTCAGGTGAAGCTACTTCTAAACagacgctctctctctctctctctcacacgtacacacacacacaaatagagataacaataaaaaacatctgaataatttttaagaaaagcaaaacaaacaaaactgtttgTTGGTTTGCTCATCATTTATGGGGTTTGACTCAGCTATGCCTTTGGGTTGGTcatttaatgatttattaaatTGAAAGTTTAGGGTTAGAGCCAATGCAATTGTTGCCAAAGTCAACATTTATCGAAAATTAGTTGACAAGCTTTCTAGTAACTTTCTACAGCAAAGGGAGCAaactttttaactatatttttttctttctaagtATTTTTTTAAGCTCTAAAGACCTGCATATGCCCTGCACATACTCAAACCACCAGTAGGGGTCGCAGTACAGTCAGCCTGGTATGAAGCCATAACAAAGTTTCTCATGCTTCATAAAAATCAATTtcacagtttctctgcagtagATGGGACAGAACAGGGTAGATCAGTGAAAAGAGAGGCGTGTGTGAACATTTACACAGGAAGATAACACAAATGTTACgaagcaacatttttattattagacATTGGTTTCTTCATTGCCAAGGTTAcatctttttgctctttcttaTCAGGGTTGTGGAGCCCATAGTCAAAGtctgaaaaaagagaagagaacgttaaaaacatcaaacatcattTATTATACAGAACAGAACAATTCTTACAGCCTGGACATAACTCATAATCTACAATGATGATATATTAAGGCAGAACATTTAAGAATGAGTGCATTTTCTGCCAAGAAAGCCAGTAAAGTACCTCAACCATCTCGCTTCCCTTGAGCTCTTGGATGTGGCAGAACTTGCCAGTCTTGCACACCAGTTTGCCCCCCTCCAGATTGACAACACACTGGTGGTCAGAGGAAAAGGCAACACATATTATTAATCCCCTAAAAGAGATGTGAACTCAAACGAggcaaaacaaaatacagaaatgtgTAATACCATCATCATTCTGAGgctttttcatcagcttttgATTTGAATCTTTATATTTCAGTTATTCAAGAAATGCATCAACAGACtgatacacaacacaaaccactTCATATGACCGATTTCAGAGACTGAAAGCCTTCCAAGGTCAAGGCAAACTGGAGTGACAAACCTTGAGCTTCTTGCCGTCCATGGTGGTGATTTCAGCCTCCTTGCCGATGGTAAAGGAGTTGGTCACAGACTTTCCAGGAGTCTTGGAGGTGACAACGAAGTCATTCCCATTCTGCTTGATCTCAGTAACTGGTTTGATATCCTTGGCCATCTTGATGACATCTTCTGGGAGTTCTATTGACAAGAGgacattaactttttttttcaaccacaaATGAATCCAAAAATCAATTACGGGCTGCAAAGTTTTGCTCTTTGGGATTATAAAGGATTCCAGAGGCCTCAACACAGTCAACACTTTTAGCTACTGGTACATATAGTTTTCGTTTACGTGGCccgtttgtttttctcacccaTTGCCCTGAGGAACTCCTCGTAGTTCTCCTGAGCATAAACCTGCCATGTTCCATTGAAGTCCATGTCTGTAGGTCTGCGATCTCCTTTACCAAAGTGGTCTGGAGGCTGTGACAGCTGTGTGAAGCTCAACACAATGTGGAGAATCTGAATGTGCTCACGTCCTTCTTATATTGGAAGGCCAAAGGGTCCCATGGCTATGTAATGAGTAACAAACCAATATGAAGTAATCACTAATGTTTGCACAACCTGAAGTTCACTTACTCCTGATAAGCCAAACTTCAACTTTAACTGAATATGAATTTAGAAGTCATATTTGTTGCGTGGGTTCAAGAGCCGCGGTGACACGAAGTGTGTGCAGGTTTTTCCCATACGACATGTCACGCTTCCTCTGGTACTGTTACGTtttgtgaatggttgtttgtggTCGGTGGACTGCGGAAactgaaaaatggaaatatgattttaaattctatttttttatgGTAGCCTGCATTTTTTATTGCTACATGCAGCATCTCTACATGCAACCTTGCATTGTTGTTATTTATGATAGGTTGAAGTACAGGATGCACATGACAACACACGAAGAAGGAATAACACAATATGATCATTTGTCGTGCGTCTAATGCATGCTTCCCTATTTGCTGTTGAAGCTCCTCATTTGAATCTACCTGACTGACTGGGGCCTGGCTGTAAGGTTATTGACACTACGGGcagttttaaattcaaacatttctgCAAACATGCTTTCCCTCACCACTTAAGCAgaaaatttttcattcatgcagAATTTTCTTGGATTTATAATGCATTGGAAAGacctttttcaaatttttttatgaTGCAAAACTTCAGACAATGTTTTTcattgcacataaaaaaaaaataaaaaaaatcacacaacagtgaaaatgtgtAACTGAATTTGCTTTATTCACttcatacacaaacagctgacctATCTGACTCACCTGAAGCTCAGGCCAGTGGGTGAGCCTTCTGCACTGAAGCCAATTATCAGGTGGAGCTAAATATGACGTGTGACTTTAACACAAGTGCAGAAGAGTTGAAGTCAGCAGAATAAACTTGTGGCTAAAGTTGGTGAGCATCTAATCATCAGTGGCAGATAATGTTTACAACAAATCTTGAGCATTGGACTGGATCTAACTAGTCATCTGTGTCGCGATTTAAAATATcaatcaacagaaaaatgtcCCAGTGGATGTTACTGTCTCACTGCAATCCGCAGTCTTAACTCATATCAACAGCATGAGCTGGAGGCTTCTCCCCGTATTTGTACACACTCACTGTCACGTCAGCTGTCTCAGAGCCAAACTTGTTTCTCACAAAAATGCTGTATTTTCCAGAATCTTCCATGTTGACGTTGTTGATAGTGATGGAGCTGCACTTGGGCTCTTTGGTGATGGTAAACTGGTTCTGGTCAAAAATGTCTTTGTCGTTCCGAAGCCAGAAGATCTCTGGCGCTGGTTCACCTTCGATGAAGCATGTCAAGCACAGTGACTGAGgagaggacaaagaggaagCAGGAAAATATGAGGTGGctggaaacacacatacacctgcTGCACACTAGAAGTTTCCATCAGTACCACCATGCAGTATATTGCTGTGCTTTCCTGACAATGACATACCTTTCCCTCCATGATGGCAACAACGTCAGGGAGACCTTTGGTCACTTTAGCTCGATCTGAAACAAAATAACCAGATCTGTGTTGACATCTACTGAAAAaaacttcattatttttgttgtggAACAAATTTTTTTAGGATTAACATGAAATCTTTCACTCACTTCTTTCAGCAATGGCAGCTTGCCTGGGGATGAAAATAAAAGGTCAGATCAGAATCAGAACACTTTCATAATCCTAATTTATAATCAATGGTACTTTTCACAGCGTGAGGTGACACTGCACTCTGCACTctgatgttttctgtggatAGTTTAAGTAGAACAAAAACCCCTGTTGGCTTTTCTTGACAACAGTCTTGCTTCTCCTCAGTGTTTTCCGTTAGTGTCACAGCAAGTCATGCGATAGTGCATGTTGTCCAGCACTTACTTTAACCTCTGGTACTCAAGCAAGGCGTCTTCAAAGGCTGGAAATGATCAGCACAAAGACGCACTAATTcaaattaatcattaatcaataaatcattaaatcTGAAGTTTATTGTGCAATAGATCCATCCAAATGTGTAAACCATGAGATTATTCACACTCACCTTGTCCACTCAAGTCAAGGTAGcgattgtgtgtgtctttgccgTCAAACATCTCAAGAGTGTATTTGCCTCTATCATTCTCTGTTGGGTTAAATATTTCAATCCAGACCATTTGCATGGAGCAGCCAGGCTTAGTCCTGCCTTCATGGTCAATCTTCTTCTCCCTGGAGAAGAATGAGTACAGGCATGTTGCTTTAACTATAATTTATGAAATATATGTCAGTGCTTATAAAATCCCTGTTTTTAACCATGGTGGAACTATCAATGATTGGAAACTGATGAAAAGGTGTTTTGCTGTGGCCATTCTTCAAGGGCCCAGCAGAGGGTGCAATAGGCTTGACTAAAGAAAGCAGCTACATCCTTCAGCATGTTTTAAGcatgtaaaataaacagttgCTCTATAAATCATTGCCAGGGAATTAAAAGTATTGCAACAGAATCTGCATGCTTGAGCATGTTAAAACCCCGACCAGCTAAAAAACACCTTTCTGCCCATCAGCAGTTAGTACAGTGCACCTGTTTCATcctctattttctttttggtctGTCTCTGCCGTAGGATAGAAATTCAGAATATGTTGGTATCGCCCACATTCTTAATTCTGATCTGCTTGTTCCCAGTTTTTCACTGAAACTTTATTACAACTTGGAACACAAACCTGAGGCTTCGTAGCTGGCTCCATTTTTTGACCGATGTGTCATTTATGGAAGTTAAATTATCAATCAAAATTAAACCAAGATGTGACCCCAGCGGCTTATAACATTTGCATCTAGACATCAGGATCCAGTTGTACTGTCACATGTTACATTCTGAACGTTACCAGTTTCTACCAGTTGAACTTTAATCGGGAGTCCTATCATTGTGATGCCAACAGTGGAAATGTCACAGTAGATTAAAGCTAGTGTGGAACCTTTACTTGTAAATGAACGAATGTCTGTTTAAGCTCTGCCAAATGATGTCACATGGAGCTGATTAAGCCCATCAGCAGCAGGTAAATATATCTATTTCTTCAAAGTTTTAGGTCTTGTGACTGTGGTGACATTTCAACACTGGCCCACTGGCAGCAATGTGTGCgctttcttttgttgttgttgttgttttgttttttttttaactttaaagaCTATGGTGGAGCTTATTGTAAGAAAGCCAAAGAAGCATTCAAGGAACATTTTCGATGCACCTGATAAAAGGAAATCTGTGTTCAAAGGAAGGCTCACAATCCATAAAAAGAATGGGATTAATGTTATAGACAAACATAGATCACCATTGATATGGTGATTTTCCTTGCAGGAAGCAGCGGTGTTTGTGTAATTACTTTCATTGCCAGAGGGAgtagaaaaagtgaaatatatCATTGTTATTATCAGTATCATTTACGGTGCCTTGATTTGGATCAATCCGTTATGTCCATtgggttttgtgtgtgagcatATGGAACAGTAAAATCAGAATCAGGTTATTTCCTGagtcagtgcacacacacacaagctgcagctgtgtgtgtgtgtgtgtctccaacCACGCGTGTTTTGTGGGACAGCTGTCATACTCGTGATGTTCCTAGGCTGCTGATATTTTGTACATCTTTCTGTCCCTTTGTGCTTTGTGGAAAGTTGCACTTCCATGGCTTGCTCTTCACGACGTCCCCACTGTTTCATGTCACTGAAGTCGATATAAAAACCTGAGCTTGCTTTTCATTTGGTATCCTGTGGAAGTGCCCGTTGAGTTTCAACATTCTTACACCGGGTTCCATTAAGGTGGAAGTTAAGCTTTGAATCCTCAATTCTCACTGGCTGCTGCTCATTGGATGTTAGGTCAGAGAGCTCCTCTGCACGTGGACTCACTTGAAGTACCAGCTGGTCTTCAGGTAGCTTATGTAGTATTTGAGTGAACAGTAGAGCTTGAAGCCCTCAGCAGTGCTCTGCAGTCTCAGTGGGCCGGCTGACAGCGCTGTAGAGACAAGGCATTGATCCTTATTACGTAATAAAAGTCTACATATCCATTTcactacagttttttttttataattggaGCTCAACACAATAATATTCTCTGAAACAACATAAACCACAATTAATTAACATGCCTCTTAGTTGTTTTATCTTCATCCCAACACAGCACAgctggtgtaaaaaaaaaaaagccattggCACATTTCACAAAGGTTCTCTGCAAGGTAGAGCCCCAACTGTGAATTACTCACCACACTGTTTGCTCAGCTGCTGGAGAAGATTGTCAAACTCTGTAAATACAAAGAACAATTACGCAttcacattgtgttttataCAGATATTAGaactcaataaataataaacacaatacgACTGGTTTAGGTGGGAAGCTGAATGCTGAGAATGCATATcgagaaatggaggaaaataaacacattaatcGCCTCATTTCCATTACAGATAGCAGATTTGCATTAgctcaaacatacacacagagaaatgtgtgCCATTGTTTCTGGATATTTGTTCGATGTTGACATGGTTATGTCTCACCGTTATCCAGTAGCTCCAAGGTGCTGAcgtcctctcctctcttgtctGACACCACGGCTCTGTATGAGCCTACCTCTTTCTTTGTAacctgaggggaaaaaaaaccattCACTATATTCAAGTTCAATAACCCTTGGaatgaaacactgacatctCTGGAAAACACCAAAAtagtgatttcatttcattttattttggctaCTACTTTTGAATTCCAATTAACATTTGAGCTTTTCAGCCACCCTCCTCATTTTGGATACCTGTGAGATGGTGAGTGCGCTGACCCCTGATGACTGCTCGTACACGACCTGGGTCACCTCCCTGCCTTCTTTAAACCACTTGAGAGACGTATCCTTGCTTGTATTCGTCACCTGTGCGAGGAGAGATGTGccagaaatataaaaaacaaagcctGGCCATTCTCTGAAAGAACCGCAGTAAAACTCTCTGCTTTCTCTACTGATAACATTTTTGTTTAGGGCTTAATTTCATGAACATATTTTCTGTtgaaattaaatctaaaaatgtaaaaaaaaaacaaaaaacttttgttgGAATCAAATTGAAAACCTACTGAACAGAACACACTATCACTCATACTCAGTCATCTAAATCATCACAATTAAGACAACCTCGATCcagatgagcagaaaaaaaaggtaaactTGCATGAATGAAACATCATTAATTCATGTTATTTCAGAAGCAATAGTAGCAACAGACAGTGTTCACTTGATGAAtggttttataaaaaaacaaaatacaaaaacctgTTTGTAAATGAAGACTTCATTGAATTCTGATGAAGATATTGTggcttttgttattttattatcatttattaaattttgTGTAACATTTGCTGAAGACGGAAGTTTCAAGTTAGTTTTGTTATTGCCATTTCAAAAAGTTAtgccacaaaaataaatcattttggtTATTTCAAGGAAATTCACAATATTTCACATGAGGTTAGGATAAGTGTGTTTTTGCCATTAGCCAATCTGTTAAACAATATGTGGAAGTACCTTGCACTTTATAATGAGTTCACAATCCTCATTGATACTCCATGACAAGAATTCCTGGAAATAGGgtcctaaaaagaaaaaccccaaacaaacaaacaaacaaaaaaaaatccccacaaaACTAATCATTTGTTAGTTTGTCTTAAACTAACGAAACAGTGTCCACCAAACAATCAATTATTAAGAACAACAGATGCCTCTGTCGTGTGCAATAAAACGCTAATATGTGGATATGACAGTGACAGAATTAAAACCAACTGGACTATTTGAAACAACATGCAGCGGTTGCGAAAACATTTGTCCCACTTGGCTGAAACTCTCCTCTGCATTGTATTACCTTGCAACTGATAGAAAAGTGTGTCACGTGGACTTTGAGTCTCATGTAGACTCTGAACAGTGGACATGGTGTGAGACGGTGTATTTGAACAAGGACACTAACCCCTACACACAAAAGAGTTGTATTCACCTTAGCACTTCTGAGTGCAGTGCACGTAGGGCACAGCAAAGGGAGCCTCCCCCTTTTCTTTATATGACCGTTTGAGATAAAGAGATTTGgacaagacaaaacaacttCATTAAATCCAAATACGCCTGAAAAGTGTTTGCAATTGTTTGATGTAATATTTCtcttggaatgagaagagagacaaagtcatgtttattcattttaaagcagcaaGCATGTTTTAGCAATACTCTACAGTGAGCCTGGCCGAGATttgaacacagcagcactgcgCCGATGTTTGATGATGACCATTTCTCACCTGACTTTCTCTGAAGGTCACGGCGTTTTGCATCTGCCAGCGCTAAGGCCTGACGGAACTCTGATAGAAACACAAAGTATTATATCAGATATCAGATCAGTTGGACTGAGCCCAGCAGTGGTGAAATCTTTATAATCAAATGAGGAAGTGCTTCGTTAATAAAGGACCCAGAAGAGTAATTAAAAAGAAGATTTAAATCAGGATTAGctcttaaattaaaatgttttccaatACAATCATTAAAATGGTGATACTTTGGCCCCTCAGAGAACCAAGAGTTGTTATGATGCTGATCAGTTCCTGTGTTTGCTGATGACccaatgatgatgataacaCAATTAAGTAGCGTAGATATTTGGCAgccagaaacaggaaaagtacAATTCTGAGATCCCTAAAAAACCTGAAGAGTCCTGAACATGCTTCCTGtcaaaaatttaatttctatCCACATCTGCAGCTCACAAATTTAACAACTATGAACAATTGCTGTGCTTGTCAATTATTCAGGTGtgtatttcttgtgttttaaaaaaaaatcatttgtcatttttgacaACATAGGAAAATGGAATATATgaaatgtgggggggggggggggggggggggattactatataaattatttattggactaaaatgttttacttcttaGATGGTTTCTATATTTGCATAATGCACCAAAAGCCCAAAAGAAAACCTGAGCTTGTGTTATTTCTATTTTGTGCTGTCATTCATTATGGGatataacaaaaacagatgtgaTGGTTCAGTCACAGGTGAGCGCACGACTCACTTTGATCGACGAAGACCAATGTGAACTGGTTCTTGGCGCGGCCATCTCTCAGCTGAGCCGTGTATGAGCCCTCATCCTGCTGGGAGAGCTTGTCAAATAGGATCTCCACCAGACCTTTGGCCTTGTCAAAGTTGATCTTGCGGTGC from Echeneis naucrates chromosome 6, fEcheNa1.1, whole genome shotgun sequence encodes:
- the fabp10a gene encoding fatty acid-binding protein 10-A, liver basic; translated protein: MDFNGTWQVYAQENYEEFLRAMELPEDVIKMAKDIKPVTEIKQNGNDFVVTSKTPGKSVTNSFTIGKEAEITTMDGKKLKCVVNLEGGKLVCKTGKFCHIQELKGSEMVETLTMGSTTLIRKSKKM
- the srsf10a gene encoding serine/arginine-rich splicing factor 10 isoform X1 encodes the protein MARYLRPPNTSLFVRNIADESRPEDLRREFGRYGPIVDVYIPLDFYTRRPRGFAYIQFEDVRDAEDALHNLDRKWVCGRQIEIQFAQGDRKTPNQMKAKERHSPRSFSRYDDDRDSRRRRSRSRSYDRRRSRSPSYERRPRRSESPRDSRSYSRQRRSRSHENENRYRGPPRDHHRAHHEPGSRSRSASRSPSPSRSRPKAKKSPTRSHTPTEEFHPASTSQKQSMGRSPSRSYSRSMSRSRSRSRSWAGRKSGGH
- the srsf10a gene encoding serine/arginine-rich splicing factor 10 isoform X2; translation: MARYLRPPNTSLFVRNIADESRPEDLRREFGRYGPIVDVYIPLDFYTRRPRGFAYIQFEDVRDAEDALHNLDRKWVCGRQIEIQFAQGDRKTPNQMKAKERHSPRSFSRYDDDRDSRRRRSRSRSYDRRRSRSPSYERRPRRSESPRDSRSYSRQRRSRSHENEKYRGPPRDHHRAHHEPGSRSRSASRSPSPSRSRPKAKKSPTRSHTPTEEFHPASTSQKQSMGRSPSRSYSRSMSRSRSRSRSWAGRKSGGH